Proteins found in one Synergistes jonesii genomic segment:
- a CDS encoding DUF554 domain-containing protein: MSFIPLFGTLANALLIAAGSTAGLLLRKNLPAKAAELPTQGMALFVITLGVGMAIKTQNPIVAVASIAGGSLIGELLGLEAAFESASRRLEKKFASGGGFLSGFITASLVYCTGSMAVLGSFEEGLGGYPSLLITKGLIDGMMSVAMAASLGFGVILSSIPVFIYQGALTIAAGWLQPFMSEAAVTEMSAAGGLMLMAIGLNLLGLMKIRVMNMLPGFVLAVLLVKLFP, translated from the coding sequence ATGAGCTTTATACCACTCTTCGGCACTCTTGCGAATGCGCTGCTGATCGCAGCGGGCTCCACCGCTGGGCTGCTGCTCCGCAAAAATCTGCCTGCCAAAGCCGCCGAACTGCCAACGCAGGGTATGGCCCTTTTCGTAATAACGCTCGGCGTAGGCATGGCGATAAAGACACAGAATCCTATCGTAGCGGTAGCAAGCATCGCCGGAGGTTCGCTGATCGGCGAGCTGCTGGGGCTGGAAGCGGCCTTTGAATCGGCGAGCCGGAGGCTTGAGAAAAAATTCGCCTCGGGCGGCGGCTTCTTATCGGGATTCATAACGGCAAGCCTCGTCTACTGCACGGGGTCGATGGCCGTGCTCGGCTCCTTCGAAGAGGGGCTGGGCGGTTACCCGTCGCTGCTGATCACGAAGGGACTCATCGACGGCATGATGTCTGTTGCGATGGCCGCGTCGCTCGGCTTCGGCGTGATACTGTCGAGCATTCCGGTATTCATCTATCAGGGGGCGCTGACGATTGCGGCGGGATGGCTCCAGCCTTTCATGTCAGAAGCGGCGGTGACCGAGATGAGCGCGGCGGGCGGGCTTATGTTGATGGCCATCGGCTTAAATCTCCTCGGGCTGATGAAGATACGCGTCATGAATATGCTGCCCGGCTTCGTACTGGCGGTCCTTCTCGTAAAGCTCTTCCCGTAG
- a CDS encoding M13-type metalloendopeptidase — MTLSLTGALKGAALLVAALFCLAEGGFAEASWVNSDITAAGEASDKPSPRDDFHRAVNYEWLSTAKFKSGESRVNSFSERDDEVEEQIKGLLTDGSLKGHEAELTQKFHRMLLDWNDRDRLGVEPVMPYIRRIEAIKSIEDLTAYLTDAKDPHFGSLLMGVGTTADSRDATNETVAIWPSGLLLADADEYRAAELSASAKRRKAANDAYIMKLLQKAGYGRERARAMNDGLFRIERKLAAKSMGLKALRMPAARRSCYNVRTKKELAAASKRFPLAAIVDSEGYGESREFVLREPEWLKNINEVYAPENLEDIKSLLVVKTLLSTANLLDREARGWAVERVNSVMGSSGEIPNDQYAYEMVSAYLDEPLGRVYAEKYADPTVKARVEELISKVTDYYREMLSKEEWLTKKTREKAIAKLDALTVRAAYPEKWEDFSELDFKDNAAGGNLVEAAAAIGKFERKRDAKLVNSKVDKSKWIAVPQTVNAYYSPADNSINIPAGILGGVFYPRGGGAEGLLGGIGMVIGHEITHAFDTNGSQYDENGNLSNWWTKKDKKEFDARAKAISDYFSTLDAAPGVKTDGELVLSEAIADLGGLSCMAAIARESAGFDFAKFFEAYAKVWRSRATKESEEYRIKEDVHPLPFLRTNANVQQLQEFYDAFGVEPGDGMYLAPEKRITLW, encoded by the coding sequence ATGACGTTATCTTTGACTGGCGCGTTAAAAGGCGCGGCGCTGCTCGTTGCGGCGCTCTTCTGCCTTGCGGAGGGCGGCTTTGCCGAAGCGTCGTGGGTAAATTCCGACATAACGGCGGCGGGCGAGGCTTCCGACAAGCCCTCGCCGCGCGACGACTTTCACCGCGCGGTGAATTATGAATGGCTTTCGACAGCTAAGTTCAAGAGCGGCGAATCGCGAGTCAACTCCTTTTCCGAAAGGGACGACGAGGTCGAGGAGCAGATAAAGGGGCTGCTGACGGACGGCTCCCTTAAAGGGCACGAGGCGGAGCTGACGCAAAAATTCCACCGCATGCTGCTGGACTGGAACGATAGAGACCGCCTGGGCGTAGAGCCGGTGATGCCTTATATCAGACGCATCGAGGCGATCAAAAGCATCGAGGATCTAACGGCCTACCTGACGGACGCGAAAGATCCGCATTTCGGCTCGCTGCTCATGGGCGTCGGCACGACGGCCGACAGCCGCGACGCGACGAACGAGACGGTCGCGATATGGCCCTCCGGCCTGCTGCTCGCCGACGCTGACGAATACAGGGCCGCCGAGCTCAGCGCCTCCGCAAAGCGCCGCAAGGCCGCGAACGACGCCTATATAATGAAGCTGCTGCAAAAGGCCGGATACGGCAGGGAGCGCGCCCGTGCGATGAACGACGGGCTCTTCCGCATCGAGAGGAAGCTCGCAGCCAAGTCCATGGGGCTGAAGGCGCTGCGCATGCCGGCGGCGCGTAGGTCGTGCTACAACGTGCGCACGAAGAAAGAGCTCGCCGCGGCCTCTAAGAGATTTCCGCTGGCCGCGATCGTCGACTCCGAGGGCTACGGCGAAAGCCGCGAATTCGTGCTGCGCGAACCGGAATGGCTGAAAAATATCAACGAGGTCTACGCGCCGGAAAATCTTGAAGACATCAAAAGCCTGCTCGTCGTCAAGACGCTGCTCTCCACGGCCAATCTGCTCGACCGCGAGGCGCGCGGCTGGGCCGTCGAGCGCGTCAACTCCGTGATGGGCAGCAGCGGCGAGATACCCAACGACCAGTACGCCTATGAAATGGTATCGGCGTATCTTGACGAACCGCTTGGAAGGGTCTACGCCGAAAAATACGCCGACCCAACGGTCAAGGCGCGGGTCGAGGAGCTCATCTCTAAAGTCACCGACTATTACAGGGAAATGCTCTCGAAAGAAGAGTGGCTGACGAAAAAGACGCGCGAAAAAGCCATAGCCAAGCTCGACGCGTTGACCGTGCGCGCGGCGTACCCCGAAAAGTGGGAGGACTTCTCGGAGCTCGATTTCAAAGATAACGCCGCCGGCGGCAACCTCGTCGAAGCGGCCGCTGCGATAGGTAAATTTGAAAGAAAGCGCGACGCCAAGCTCGTGAACTCCAAGGTCGACAAGAGCAAATGGATAGCCGTGCCGCAGACGGTCAACGCCTACTACTCGCCGGCGGACAACTCAATCAACATTCCGGCCGGCATACTGGGCGGCGTCTTCTATCCGCGCGGCGGAGGAGCCGAGGGGCTGCTCGGCGGCATCGGCATGGTGATAGGGCACGAAATAACCCACGCCTTCGACACGAACGGCTCGCAGTACGATGAAAACGGTAACCTGTCGAACTGGTGGACGAAAAAAGACAAAAAAGAATTCGACGCGCGCGCTAAGGCGATAAGCGACTACTTCAGCACGCTCGACGCGGCGCCCGGCGTAAAGACCGACGGCGAGCTCGTGCTCAGCGAAGCGATAGCCGACTTGGGCGGCCTCAGCTGCATGGCTGCGATAGCGCGCGAAAGCGCAGGCTTCGACTTCGCGAAATTCTTCGAAGCCTACGCGAAGGTATGGCGCAGCCGCGCGACAAAAGAATCCGAGGAGTACAGGATAAAGGAGGACGTACATCCTCTGCCCTTCCTGCGCACCAACGCGAACGTACAGCAGCTCCAAGAATTCTACGACGCTTTCGGAGTGGAGCCAGGCGACGGCATGTACCTCGCACCGGAAAAGAGGATAACGCTCTGGTAA
- a CDS encoding S-layer homology domain-containing protein has translation MKKFLAVIAALALAAAAAPAMAASNPFMDVPQGHWAYDAVGLLASRGIVSGYPDGSFKGAQPATRYEMASIVARALVAVDADKASKQDLELLKKLVMEFKDELDALGVKVDQLDKRVAVLEDGVGGWKIRGTFLFEAKFSGDTDSGNYLFTENGRKNDFEKEQFRLYLTKQINEDTYFYAEYRTGADGSGAPAGRGGRGDLQNMSWAQLFVDTKLPYDIGLRVGRFTVDFEDENGLYTDNDAIFGDFRIDGFQLSKQWNAFRATAIVGRNDNYGLYDATADAWGLDLDSAFMAYILDLNWTPNEKFFLGGTGYWFDDDSTGIDTLDLATATYAAYMGYKFTPAVELKGIYYWQNYGDDVVTPQGLPAFAVEDSPNAWKAILSIDQDLLKFTSLWIEYSQQDNTFFGYTDRYAIGGGAYDFVGLNMGVADPFGTSKYWFVKAEQQWNDKWSSFARFATVDYDTVNLDDATEWGVGIGYQYTPAIYFELAYDQVDHGDSITGNQGGEVGKDHVVRFSTSVNF, from the coding sequence ATGAAGAAATTTCTTGCAGTTATAGCGGCGCTTGCGCTCGCTGCGGCCGCAGCTCCCGCGATGGCGGCGTCGAATCCGTTCATGGACGTGCCGCAGGGGCACTGGGCCTATGACGCGGTGGGGCTTCTTGCGTCGCGCGGCATAGTATCGGGCTATCCAGACGGCTCGTTCAAGGGCGCACAGCCCGCCACCCGCTACGAAATGGCGTCGATAGTGGCGCGCGCGCTCGTCGCGGTGGACGCCGACAAGGCGAGCAAGCAGGACCTCGAGCTTCTCAAGAAGCTCGTCATGGAGTTCAAGGACGAGCTTGACGCTCTCGGCGTCAAAGTCGATCAGCTCGACAAGAGGGTCGCGGTGCTGGAAGACGGCGTCGGCGGATGGAAGATCCGCGGCACCTTCCTCTTCGAGGCGAAATTCTCGGGCGACACCGACAGCGGCAACTATCTCTTCACCGAGAACGGCAGGAAGAACGACTTTGAGAAGGAGCAGTTCCGCCTCTATCTGACCAAGCAGATCAACGAAGACACCTACTTCTACGCCGAATACCGTACCGGTGCTGACGGCTCGGGCGCTCCCGCCGGCCGCGGCGGTCGCGGCGACCTTCAAAACATGAGCTGGGCGCAGCTGTTCGTCGATACGAAGCTGCCCTACGACATCGGACTCCGCGTCGGCCGCTTCACCGTCGACTTTGAAGACGAGAATGGGCTCTACACTGACAACGACGCCATATTCGGCGACTTCCGCATCGACGGTTTCCAGCTCAGCAAACAGTGGAACGCCTTTAGGGCCACTGCGATCGTCGGTCGCAACGACAACTATGGCCTATACGACGCCACCGCTGATGCGTGGGGCCTCGACTTAGACAGCGCCTTCATGGCCTATATCCTCGACCTGAACTGGACCCCGAACGAGAAGTTCTTCCTCGGCGGCACCGGCTACTGGTTTGACGACGACTCGACCGGGATCGACACCCTCGACCTTGCCACGGCCACATACGCCGCTTACATGGGCTACAAGTTCACCCCCGCCGTCGAGCTTAAAGGAATCTACTACTGGCAGAATTACGGCGACGACGTCGTAACGCCGCAGGGGCTTCCCGCCTTCGCGGTCGAAGACAGCCCGAACGCCTGGAAGGCCATCCTGAGCATCGACCAGGACCTCCTCAAGTTCACCAGCCTGTGGATCGAATATTCGCAGCAGGACAACACCTTCTTCGGATACACCGACCGCTACGCCATCGGAGGCGGCGCCTACGACTTCGTAGGCTTGAACATGGGCGTGGCGGATCCTTTCGGCACGTCGAAGTACTGGTTCGTCAAGGCCGAGCAGCAGTGGAACGACAAGTGGAGCTCCTTCGCGCGCTTCGCTACGGTCGACTACGATACCGTCAACCTTGACGACGCGACCGAGTGGGGCGTCGGCATCGGCTATCAGTACACGCCGGCCATCTACTTCGAACTCGCCTATGACCAGGTCGACCACGGCGACAGCATCACCGGCAACCAGGGCGGCGAAGTCGGGAAAGACCACGTCGTCCGCTTCAGCACCTCCGTCAACTTCTAA